A single region of the Vicia villosa cultivar HV-30 ecotype Madison, WI linkage group LG4, Vvil1.0, whole genome shotgun sequence genome encodes:
- the LOC131594527 gene encoding multiple C2 domain and transmembrane region protein 16-like, giving the protein MGTVRKLIVEVIDAQNLAPKDGHGTSSPYIVIDFYGQRKKTRTAVRDLNPVWNETLSFNVGEHNEIFGDVLELEVYHDLKHGPIRRENSLGRVRLSSTQFVRKGEEALIYYELKKKSLFNTAQGKIGLKIYYADEEIPPAPVPEKPASPPAEKIDEAKIDDPEKVEPPPTQPSDPSPEGEKLREEPPEVEKTEPPPKPEAEPEPKSEPKSVTEGEDPVDALPPEASQMSAATISRSNSEIRFSGINGPQPIRRSASTASFTSEASVDSMLIERSTFDLVEKMHYLFVRVVKARYLPTNGNPIVKISISGSGQTVNSKPALKTTLFEWNQTFAFTRDTQDSSPILEITVWDPQQIADVENHSLLGGVCFDVNEIPVRDPPDSSLAPQWYRMEGGGAQHGDLMIATWIGTQADESFCDAWKSDTSNHVTSKAKVYQSPKLWYLRVSILEAQDITPLITPSKFQFQIRAQFGFQVLKTKTTVSSNGVVSWNEDLLFVVSEPISISDYIVISLENRQPKAPVTMGVVRIPLATIERRVDDRNVGSRWFTFEDLKEENKNSYKGRVHLRLCFDGGYHVMDEAVHVSSDYRPTARQLWKPPVGSIELGIIGCKNLIPMKTVNGKSFTDGYCVAKYGNKWVRTRTVSDSLEPKWNEQYTWKVFDPSTVLTVGVFDSCSIFELNDSKTEMTNDSTRPDFRIGKVRIRISTLQNGRVYKNVYPLLVLTQGGLKKMGEIELAIRFVRTVQRLDFLHVYSQSMFPLMHHIKPLGVVHQEVLRNTAVKMVAGHLSRSEPPLRKEVVFYMLDVDSQNFSIRKVRANWYRIINVVAGLIEIVRWIEDTRGWKNPTATILVHALLVMLVWFPDLIVPTLAFYVFAVGAWNYRFRTRDPLPHFDSKISLADVVDMEEVDEEFDTMPSSRSVEAVRMRYDKLRTLGARVQTVLGDLATQGERVQAVVTWRDPCATGIFIFLCLVVAMILYLVPSKMVAMAFGFYYLRHPIFRDRLPSPGLNFFRRLPSLSDRIM; this is encoded by the coding sequence ATGGGCACCGTTCGAAAACTCATAGTAGAAGTAATAGACGCACAAAACCTTGCACCAAAGGACGGTCACGGAACTTCAAGTCCTTACATTGTAATTGACTTCTACGGCCAAAGAAAAAAAACCCGAACCGCGGTTCGTGACTTAAACCCGGTTTGGAACGAAACGCTGTCGTTTAACGTCGGCGAACACAACGAAATTTTCGGCGACGTGTTAGAACTCGAGGTATATCATGATCTGAAACACGGACCGATTCGGAGAGAAAACTCACTGGGTCGAGTTCGACTCAGTTCAACTCAGTTCGTTAGAAAAGGTGAAGAAGCTTTGATTTATTACGAGTTGAAGAAGAAAAGCTTGTTCAATACAGCACAAGGAAAAATTGGATTGAAAATTTATTATGCTGATGAAGAAATTCCTCCGGCGCCGGTACCGGAAAAACCAGCATCACCACCGGCGGAGAAGATAGATGAAGCAAAGATTGATGATCCTGAGAAAGTAGAGCCACCACCGACCCAGCCGTCTGATCCGTCGCCAGAAGGTGAAAAGCTAAGAGAAGAACCACCGGAGGTAGAGAAAACCGAACCACCTCCGAAACCCGAAGCTGAACCCGAACCAAAATCCGAACCAAAATCTGTTACAGAAGGTGAAGATCCTGTGGATGCGCTACCACCGGAAGCATCTCAAATGTCAGCAGCAACtatttcaagatcaaattcagaAATCAGATTCAGCGGAATCAACGGTCCACAACCAATCAGAAGATCAGCATCAACGGCTAGTTTTACATCAGAAGCTTCAGTTGACAGCATGTTAATCGAACGGTCCACATTCGATCTCGTAGAAAAGATGCATTATCTCTTCGTTCGTGTAGTAAAAGCAAGGTACTTACCAACAAACGGTAACCCGATAGTGAAGATTTCTATTTCGGGTTCGGGTCAAACCGTAAATTCCAAACCCGCTCTCAAAACAACGTTATTCGAATGGAACCAAACTTTCGCTTTCACCCGCGACACACAGGATTCTTCCCCTATACTTGAAATCACCGTGTGGGACCCACAACAAATTGCTGATGTGGAGAATCATAGTTTGCTTggtggtgtttgttttgatgtGAATGAAATTCCGGTGAGGGACCCACCGGATAGTTCTCTTGCACCACAGTGGTATAGAATGGAAGGTGGTGGGGCCCAACATGGTGACTTAATGATTGCCACGTGGATTGGTACACAAGCTGACGAATCATTTTGTGACGCGTGGAAAAGTGACACTTCCAATCACGTGACCTCGAAAGCCAAAGTGTATCAATCACCAAAACTATGGTATCTTCGTGTAAGTATTCTTGAAGCTCAAGATATAACACCGTTAATAACTCCGTCAAAATTTCAGTTTCAAATTAGAGCTCAATTTGGATTTCAAGTGTTGAAAACGAAAACCACCGTTAGTTCAAACGGTGTCGTTTCATGGAATGAAGATCTTTTATTTGTTGTATCAGAGCCAATATCTATAAGTGATTACATTGTTATAAGTTTGGAAAACCGGCAACCGAAAGCGCCGGTGACAATGGGTGTTGTGAGAATACCTTTGGCGACAATTGAGAGAAGAGTTGATGACCGGAATGTTGGGTCACGTTGGTTTACTTTTGAAGATTTAAAAGAAGAGAACAAAAACAGTTACAAAGGAAGAGTGCATTTACGGTTATGTTTTGATGGAGGGTATCACGTGATGGATGAAGCTGTTCACGTGAGTAGTGATTACCGGCCAACGGCAAGACAACTTTGGAAACCACCGGTTGGAAGTATTGAACTTGGGATCATTGGTTGTAAGAATTTGATACCGATGAAAACGGTAAATGGTAAAAGCTTTACGGATGGTTATTGTGTTGCGAAGTATGGGAACAAATGGGTGCGAACGAGGACGGTTTCAGATAGTTTGGAGCCGAAATGGAATGAGCAGTACACGTGGAAGGTTTTTGATCCGTCGACTGTTTTAACTGTCGGAGTCTTTGATAGTTGTTCGATTTTCGAGTTGAATGATTCGAAAACTGAAATGACTAATGACTCGACAAGACCTGATTTTCGTATTGGTAAAGTACGGATACGTATTTCTACGCTTCAAAATGGTCGTGTGTATAAAAATGTGTATCCGCTTTTGGTTTTGACGCAGGGTGGTTTAAAAAAGATGGGTGAGATTGAGTTAGCGATAAGATTTGTTCGCACAGTTCAACGGTTGGATTTCCTTCACGTGTACTCTCAGTCGATGTTTCCATTGATGCATCATATAAAACCATTGGGTGTGGTTCATCAAGAGGTGTTGCGAAACACGGCGGTGAAAATGGTGGCGGGGCATCTTTCGAGATCTGAGCCGCCGTTGAGAAAAGAAGTTGTGTTTTATATGCTTGATGTTGATTCACAAAATTTTAGTATAAGGAAGGTACGTGCGAATTGGTATAGAATAATTAATGTGGTTGCTGGTTTGATTGAGATCGTAAGATGGATAGAGGATACACGTGGATGGAAGAATCCAACAGCTACGATTCTTGTTCACGCTTTACTTGTTATGTTGGTTTGGTTTCCGGATTTGATTGTTCCCACATTGGCTTTTTATGTCTTTGCTGTTGGCGCATGGAATTATAGGTTTCGCACGCGTGATCCTCTTCCACATTTTGATTCGAAGATTTCACTTGCTGATGTGGTGGATATGGAGGAGGTTGATGAAGAGTTTGATACGATGCCAAGTAGTAGGTCCGTTGAAGCAGTGCGTATGAGGTATGATAAGTTGCGTACGCTTGGGGCACGTGTGCAAACAGTGTTGGGAGATTTGGCGACTCAAGGGGAACGAG
- the LOC131594525 gene encoding double-stranded RNA-binding protein 4-like isoform X3: MYKNKLQELCQKKAWSLPSYDTTRDGPPHNPVFTTKVTVNSIPFTSSTPLRTLKLSQNDAAMIAFNHFSEQNPIASPFLPNLASFPQPSFPAPLNAAVSQVGHAGSGSPVCSPDVGNTLPTNSVLQPSSEPPACQTAQINSTVATVTDVPNEEDLKFMVHLYKNQLHTYAQKRGLRLPEYAPEWEGPPHAKRFRCKVTIDGQTFQSPKFYPTVKEAEHAAAEIAFKSLSPNGVQEDELVVYKNLLQELVQKEGFRLPVYSTNRSGEAHKPTFISQVEVEGAVFTGQESKSKKQAEMAAAKVAYTTLKKRKEEKKSHSSGNMNGFSVVSSSTECKPIPSYFDRDNVDVGTSNMATAEDDSPPLRPKKVIVYAKKTNVDIENGGALMQISDDKWAAYSYSRQDD, translated from the exons aTGTACAAGAACAAGCTTCAAGAACTGTGCCAGAAGAAAGCATGGAGTTTACCATCATACGACACCACAAGAGACGGACCACCGCACAATCCAGTTTTCACCACTAAGGTTACCGTCAATTCCATCCCGTTCACTTCATCCACGCCGTTGCGAACCCTCAAGTTGTCGCAAAACGACGCTGCAATGATCGCGTTTAATCATTTCTCGGAACAAAACCCTATCGCTTCGCCGTTTCTTCCTAATCTCGCTTCTTTTCCTCAACCTAGCTTCCCCGCTCCTCTCAATGCAGCTGTTTCGCAAG TTGGACATGCAGGTTCAGGTTCACCTGTTTGCAGTCCTGATGTTGGTAATACACTTCCGACTAACAGCGTTTTGCAACCGAGTTCTGAACCACCAGCATGCCAGACTGCTCAGATCAATAGCACTGTTGCAACTGTTACGGATGTTCCGAACGAAGAAGACCTGAAAT TTATGGTTCATTTGTACAAGAATCAGCTCCACACTTATGCACAAAAGAGAGGCTTACGTCTTCCGGAGTATGCTCCTGAGTGGGAGGGTCCACCTCATGCCAAACGTTTCAGGTGCAAAGTTACAATTGATGGACAGACCTTCCAGAGTCCTAAGTTCTATCCTACAGTGAAGGAAGCTGAACACGCAGCAGCTGAAATTGCTTTTAAATCATTATCACCAAATGGAGTTCAAGAG GATGAACTTGTGGTATACAAGAATCTCTTGCAAGAGTTAGTTCAAAAGGAAGGATTTCGATTGCCTGTTTATAGTACCAATAGATCTGGTGAGGCTCACAAGCCTACATTTATCTCGCAAGTGGAGGTAGAAGGGGCGGTATTTACAGGTCAGGAATCTAAATCCAAGAAGCAGGCAGAGATGGCTGCAGCCAAGGTTGCTTATACAACTTTGAAAAAACGTAAag AGGAGAAAAAATCGCATTCATCTGGAAATATGAATGGCTTCTCAGTAGTTTCTTCCTCAACAGAGTGCAAGCCTATTCCTTCATACTTTGACCGCGACAATGTTGATGTTGGGACTAGTAATATGGCAACTGCAGAAGACGACAGCCCCCCTTTGCGCCCAAAAAAGGTCATTGTTTATGCAAAAAAGACAAATGTTGATATTGAAAATGGTGGTGCTTTGATGCAGATCAGCGACGACAAGTGGGCTGCTTACTCCTATTCTCGTCAAGATGATTGA
- the LOC131594525 gene encoding double-stranded RNA-binding protein 1-like isoform X1 yields the protein MYKNKLQELCQKKAWSLPSYDTTRDGPPHNPVFTTKVTVNSIPFTSSTPLRTLKLSQNDAAMIAFNHFSEQNPIASPFLPNLASFPQPSFPAPLNAAVSQVGHAGSGSPVCSPDVGNTLPTNSVLQPSSEPPACQTAQINSTVATVTDVPNEEDLKFMVHLYKNQLHTYAQKRGLRLPEYAPEWEGPPHAKRFRCKVTIDGQTFQSPKFYPTVKEAEHAAAEIAFKSLSPNGVQEDELVVYKNLLQELVQKEGFRLPVYSTNRSGEAHKPTFISQVEVEGAVFTGQESKSKKQAEMAAAKVAYTTLKKRKAHDGQAPESLPNCSKENVITGLQHHSNGETSVSPGLVVQSPPNIDNEEKKSHSSGNMNGFSVVSSSTECKPIPSYFDRDNVDVGTSNMATAEDDSPPLRPKKVIVYAKKTNVDIENGGALMQISDDKWAAYSYSRQDD from the exons aTGTACAAGAACAAGCTTCAAGAACTGTGCCAGAAGAAAGCATGGAGTTTACCATCATACGACACCACAAGAGACGGACCACCGCACAATCCAGTTTTCACCACTAAGGTTACCGTCAATTCCATCCCGTTCACTTCATCCACGCCGTTGCGAACCCTCAAGTTGTCGCAAAACGACGCTGCAATGATCGCGTTTAATCATTTCTCGGAACAAAACCCTATCGCTTCGCCGTTTCTTCCTAATCTCGCTTCTTTTCCTCAACCTAGCTTCCCCGCTCCTCTCAATGCAGCTGTTTCGCAAG TTGGACATGCAGGTTCAGGTTCACCTGTTTGCAGTCCTGATGTTGGTAATACACTTCCGACTAACAGCGTTTTGCAACCGAGTTCTGAACCACCAGCATGCCAGACTGCTCAGATCAATAGCACTGTTGCAACTGTTACGGATGTTCCGAACGAAGAAGACCTGAAAT TTATGGTTCATTTGTACAAGAATCAGCTCCACACTTATGCACAAAAGAGAGGCTTACGTCTTCCGGAGTATGCTCCTGAGTGGGAGGGTCCACCTCATGCCAAACGTTTCAGGTGCAAAGTTACAATTGATGGACAGACCTTCCAGAGTCCTAAGTTCTATCCTACAGTGAAGGAAGCTGAACACGCAGCAGCTGAAATTGCTTTTAAATCATTATCACCAAATGGAGTTCAAGAG GATGAACTTGTGGTATACAAGAATCTCTTGCAAGAGTTAGTTCAAAAGGAAGGATTTCGATTGCCTGTTTATAGTACCAATAGATCTGGTGAGGCTCACAAGCCTACATTTATCTCGCAAGTGGAGGTAGAAGGGGCGGTATTTACAGGTCAGGAATCTAAATCCAAGAAGCAGGCAGAGATGGCTGCAGCCAAGGTTGCTTATACAACTTTGAAAAAACGTAAag CTCATGATGGACAAGCTCCCGAGTCTTTACCTAACTGCTCAAAGGAAAATGTCATAACTGGTTTGCAACACCATTCTAATGGAGAAACATCTGTAAGCCCTGGATTAGTCGTCCAGAGTCCACCTAACATAGATAATG AGGAGAAAAAATCGCATTCATCTGGAAATATGAATGGCTTCTCAGTAGTTTCTTCCTCAACAGAGTGCAAGCCTATTCCTTCATACTTTGACCGCGACAATGTTGATGTTGGGACTAGTAATATGGCAACTGCAGAAGACGACAGCCCCCCTTTGCGCCCAAAAAAGGTCATTGTTTATGCAAAAAAGACAAATGTTGATATTGAAAATGGTGGTGCTTTGATGCAGATCAGCGACGACAAGTGGGCTGCTTACTCCTATTCTCGTCAAGATGATTGA
- the LOC131594525 gene encoding double-stranded RNA-binding protein 1-like isoform X2 — MYKNKLQELCQKKAWSLPSYDTTRDGPPHNPVFTTKVTVNSIPFTSSTPLRTLKLSQNDAAMIAFNHFSEQNPIASPFLPNLASFPQPSFPAPLNAAVSQGSGSPVCSPDVGNTLPTNSVLQPSSEPPACQTAQINSTVATVTDVPNEEDLKFMVHLYKNQLHTYAQKRGLRLPEYAPEWEGPPHAKRFRCKVTIDGQTFQSPKFYPTVKEAEHAAAEIAFKSLSPNGVQEDELVVYKNLLQELVQKEGFRLPVYSTNRSGEAHKPTFISQVEVEGAVFTGQESKSKKQAEMAAAKVAYTTLKKRKAHDGQAPESLPNCSKENVITGLQHHSNGETSVSPGLVVQSPPNIDNEEKKSHSSGNMNGFSVVSSSTECKPIPSYFDRDNVDVGTSNMATAEDDSPPLRPKKVIVYAKKTNVDIENGGALMQISDDKWAAYSYSRQDD; from the exons aTGTACAAGAACAAGCTTCAAGAACTGTGCCAGAAGAAAGCATGGAGTTTACCATCATACGACACCACAAGAGACGGACCACCGCACAATCCAGTTTTCACCACTAAGGTTACCGTCAATTCCATCCCGTTCACTTCATCCACGCCGTTGCGAACCCTCAAGTTGTCGCAAAACGACGCTGCAATGATCGCGTTTAATCATTTCTCGGAACAAAACCCTATCGCTTCGCCGTTTCTTCCTAATCTCGCTTCTTTTCCTCAACCTAGCTTCCCCGCTCCTCTCAATGCAGCTGTTTCGCAAG GTTCAGGTTCACCTGTTTGCAGTCCTGATGTTGGTAATACACTTCCGACTAACAGCGTTTTGCAACCGAGTTCTGAACCACCAGCATGCCAGACTGCTCAGATCAATAGCACTGTTGCAACTGTTACGGATGTTCCGAACGAAGAAGACCTGAAAT TTATGGTTCATTTGTACAAGAATCAGCTCCACACTTATGCACAAAAGAGAGGCTTACGTCTTCCGGAGTATGCTCCTGAGTGGGAGGGTCCACCTCATGCCAAACGTTTCAGGTGCAAAGTTACAATTGATGGACAGACCTTCCAGAGTCCTAAGTTCTATCCTACAGTGAAGGAAGCTGAACACGCAGCAGCTGAAATTGCTTTTAAATCATTATCACCAAATGGAGTTCAAGAG GATGAACTTGTGGTATACAAGAATCTCTTGCAAGAGTTAGTTCAAAAGGAAGGATTTCGATTGCCTGTTTATAGTACCAATAGATCTGGTGAGGCTCACAAGCCTACATTTATCTCGCAAGTGGAGGTAGAAGGGGCGGTATTTACAGGTCAGGAATCTAAATCCAAGAAGCAGGCAGAGATGGCTGCAGCCAAGGTTGCTTATACAACTTTGAAAAAACGTAAag CTCATGATGGACAAGCTCCCGAGTCTTTACCTAACTGCTCAAAGGAAAATGTCATAACTGGTTTGCAACACCATTCTAATGGAGAAACATCTGTAAGCCCTGGATTAGTCGTCCAGAGTCCACCTAACATAGATAATG AGGAGAAAAAATCGCATTCATCTGGAAATATGAATGGCTTCTCAGTAGTTTCTTCCTCAACAGAGTGCAAGCCTATTCCTTCATACTTTGACCGCGACAATGTTGATGTTGGGACTAGTAATATGGCAACTGCAGAAGACGACAGCCCCCCTTTGCGCCCAAAAAAGGTCATTGTTTATGCAAAAAAGACAAATGTTGATATTGAAAATGGTGGTGCTTTGATGCAGATCAGCGACGACAAGTGGGCTGCTTACTCCTATTCTCGTCAAGATGATTGA
- the LOC131598834 gene encoding uncharacterized protein LOC131598834 codes for MITNNNFELDCKKIHDSLSGLTQLIPSLASLTILERKQLRETYKEVYGEDLINQLQKYDEDDFFSSMKFSTLSLWMLCPHDRDAFIAREALQQDETNFKALVEIFVGRKSSHVGLITQAYHKMFRRQLDQDIMNLDPPHPFQKILMALSASHKAHQVDISHHISKCDARRLYETGEGSLGAIDEAVVLEILSKRSIQQLKLTFLSYKHIYGHDYTKSIKRGNYGQFGKALMVVVKCICNEAHYYAKGIYTSIKKVKRDIGTLARTLVCRADIDMDEIRSVFKEKYEKELGDVIFESIPCGDYRDFLVALATKSSTPSYIFTN; via the exons ATGATAACAAACAATAACTTTGAGCTTGATTGCAAGAAAATTCATGATTCTTTAAGTGGTTTAACCCAACTAATTCCATCACTTGCTTCCTTAACCATCCttgaaagaaaacaactaagagaAACTTATAAGGAAGTGTATGGTGAAGACTTGATAAACCAACTACAAAAATATGATGAAGATGATTTCTTTTCTTCTATGAAATTCTCTACTTTGTCTCTATGGATGCTTTGTCCACATGATAGAGATGCTTTTATAGCTAGAGAAGCTCTTCAACAAGATGAAACCAATTTCAAGGCTCTTGTGGAAATTTTTGTAGGTAGAAAATCAAGTCATGTTGGTCTCATCACACAAGCTTATCATAAAATGTTTAGAAGACAATTGGATCAAGATATTATGAACTTAGACCCACCACATCCATTTCAAAAG ATTCTTATGGCATTGTCAGCATCACATAAAGCTCACCAAGTAGATATTAGCCATCATATATCAAAATGTGATGCAAGGAGGCTATATGAAACTGGAGAGGGAAGCTTAGGAGCCATAGATGAAGCTGTTGTACTAGAAATTTTAAGCAAGAGGAGTATTCAACAATTGAAGTTAACATTTTTGAGTTATAAACACATTTATGGACATGACTATACAAAG TCTATCAAGAGAGGAAACTATGGACAATTTGGTAAAGCTCTAATGGTGGTTGTGAAGTGTATTTGCAATGAAGCACATTATTATGCAAAG GGTATATATACAAGCATCAAAAAGGTGAAAAGAGACATTGGAACTTTGGCAAGAACACTTGTGTGCAGGGCAGATATAGACATGGATGAGATTAGAAGTGTTTTCAAGGAAAAGTATGAGAAAGAACTTGGTGATGTTATATTTGAAAGCATTCCATGTGGAGACTATAGAGACTTTTTAGTTGCATTGGCTACAAAATCCTCTACCCCTTCTTACATCTTTACCAATTAG